In a single window of the Streptomyces sp. NBC_00285 genome:
- the iolC gene encoding 5-dehydro-2-deoxygluconokinase — protein MAYDLITMGRIGVDLYPLQTGVPLPQVTSFGKFLGGSATNVAVAAARLGRRTAVISRTGDDPFGTYLHEALQGFGVDDRWVTPVPGLPTPVTFCEVFPPDDFPLYFYRQPKAPDLEIDAHELDLDALREASVFWVTGTGLSEEPSRTATLAALAHRAKAGTTVFDLDWRPMFWNDPAAARPFYEEALRHTTVAVGNLDEVEVATGVREPHAAARALLDAGVELAVVKQGPKGVLAVNSKGESAEVPPLPVNVLNGLGAGDAFGGSLCHGLLSGWDLEKIMRHANAAGAIVASRLECSSAMPTTDEIEAAIAAGAVK, from the coding sequence ATGGCGTACGACCTGATCACCATGGGGCGGATCGGTGTGGACCTGTATCCACTCCAGACCGGTGTCCCGCTGCCGCAGGTGACGTCCTTCGGCAAGTTCCTCGGAGGATCGGCGACGAACGTCGCGGTCGCCGCGGCACGCCTGGGACGGCGGACCGCGGTGATCTCCCGCACCGGTGACGACCCCTTCGGCACCTATCTGCACGAGGCCCTCCAGGGCTTCGGCGTGGACGACCGCTGGGTCACCCCGGTCCCCGGCCTGCCGACCCCGGTCACCTTCTGCGAGGTCTTCCCCCCGGACGACTTCCCGCTGTACTTCTACCGGCAGCCCAAGGCCCCCGACCTGGAGATCGACGCCCACGAGCTCGACCTCGACGCCCTGCGCGAGGCGAGCGTCTTCTGGGTCACCGGCACCGGCCTGAGCGAGGAGCCCAGCCGTACGGCGACCCTGGCGGCCCTCGCCCACCGCGCGAAGGCCGGCACCACGGTCTTCGACCTGGACTGGCGCCCGATGTTCTGGAACGACCCGGCCGCGGCCCGCCCCTTCTACGAAGAGGCCCTGCGCCACACCACCGTCGCCGTCGGCAACCTCGACGAGGTCGAGGTCGCGACCGGGGTGCGCGAGCCGCACGCCGCCGCCCGCGCACTGCTGGACGCCGGCGTCGAACTGGCCGTCGTCAAGCAGGGCCCCAAGGGTGTCCTCGCCGTCAACAGCAAGGGTGAGTCCGCGGAGGTCCCGCCGCTGCCCGTGAACGTCCTCAACGGTCTCGGCGCCGGCGACGCCTTCGGCGGCTCCCTGTGCCACGGCCTGCTGAGCGGCTGGGACCTGGAGAAGATCATGCGCCACGCCAACGCGGCCGGGGCCATCGTCGCCTCCCGCCTGGAATGCAGCTCGGCGATGCCGACGACCGACGAGATCGAAGCAGCGATCGCCGCAGGAGCCGTCAAGTGA